The following coding sequences lie in one Cyanobacterium sp. Dongsha4 genomic window:
- a CDS encoding Mrp/NBP35 family ATP-binding protein, translating into MLTPESILEILKPVQDPELQKSLVELNMIRNVSVEDGNVSFTLVLTTPACPLREFIVEDCEKAVKKLDGVKSVTVDVTAETPQQKPLPDRQSVNQVKNIIAISSGKGGVGKSSVSVNVAVALAQSGAKVGLLDADIYGPNAPTMLGLNDVPINVEKTPQGDILQPAFNHGIKMVSMGFLIDPDQPVMWRGPMLNGIIRQFLYQVNWGELDYLIVDMPPGTGDAQLTLAQSVPLAGAVIVTTPQNVSLQDARRGLKMFEQLGINILGIVENMSYFIPPDMPDKSYDLFGSGGGEKASKELNVPLLGCIPLEISLREGGDRGIPIVALQPQSASAQALKKIAQQIAGKVSVMALR; encoded by the coding sequence ATGTTAACCCCAGAATCAATATTAGAAATATTAAAACCCGTTCAAGATCCAGAATTACAAAAAAGTTTAGTCGAACTGAATATGATTCGCAATGTTTCTGTTGAAGACGGAAATGTTAGCTTTACTTTGGTTTTAACAACTCCTGCTTGTCCTTTAAGAGAATTTATAGTTGAAGATTGCGAGAAAGCAGTAAAAAAATTAGATGGCGTAAAATCAGTAACAGTAGATGTAACGGCAGAAACACCCCAACAAAAACCTCTTCCTGACAGACAATCTGTTAATCAAGTGAAAAATATCATTGCCATTTCTAGTGGAAAAGGAGGAGTAGGCAAAAGTAGTGTTTCCGTTAATGTTGCGGTGGCTTTAGCTCAGAGTGGTGCAAAGGTGGGCTTATTAGATGCAGATATTTACGGACCTAACGCTCCGACAATGCTAGGCTTAAATGACGTTCCCATAAATGTAGAAAAAACCCCTCAAGGGGACATTCTTCAACCTGCTTTCAATCATGGTATCAAAATGGTATCAATGGGATTTTTAATTGATCCTGATCAACCTGTGATGTGGCGTGGACCTATGTTAAATGGTATTATCCGTCAATTTCTCTATCAGGTAAACTGGGGTGAGTTAGATTACTTAATTGTTGATATGCCTCCGGGTACAGGAGATGCTCAATTAACCCTTGCTCAATCTGTGCCTTTAGCTGGAGCGGTTATTGTTACCACTCCTCAAAATGTTTCTTTACAAGATGCTCGTAGGGGTTTAAAAATGTTTGAGCAGTTAGGTATTAATATTTTAGGTATTGTGGAAAATATGAGTTATTTTATTCCTCCCGATATGCCAGACAAGAGCTATGATTTATTTGGTTCTGGGGGTGGAGAAAAGGCTTCTAAAGAATTAAATGTTCCTTTGTTAGGTTGTATTCCTTTAGAAATTTCTTTAAGAGAAGGAGGCGATCGCGGCATTCCCATCGTAGCCCTTCAACCCCAGAGTGCTTCTGCTCAAGCCTTGAAAAAAATCGCCCAACAGATTGCAGGGAAAGTTTCTGTTATGGCTTTGAGATAA
- a CDS encoding adenylosuccinate synthase: protein MANVIVIGAQWGDEGKGKITDLLSKSADVVVRSQGGVNAGHTVVVKDQKFKLHLIPSGILYPDTECIIGSGTVIDPQELLEEIDQLKDLNVSTDNLFISQTAHVTMPYHRILDQAAEEKRGKYKIGTTGRGIGPTYSDKAERIGIRMLDLIHCDRYPDKIEWTINYKNAVLEKLYGLPPLDAKEVTKEYQIYAERLRPYVIDSSLKIDQAVRQKKNILFEGAQGTLLDLDHGTYPYVTSSNPIAGGACVGAGVGPTIIDRIIGVAKAYTTRVGEGPFPTELSDEIGEHLGDKGAEFGTTTGRRRRCGWFDGVIGRYAARINGLDCLAVTKLDVLDELSEIKVCVAYEIDGEICREFPTHAMKFASCKPVYETLPGWQQSTSNCRTLEELPKQALDYLKFLAELMELPIAIVSLGASRDQTIIVEDPIHGPKRALLDANGDPINS, encoded by the coding sequence TTGGCTAACGTTATCGTAATCGGAGCCCAATGGGGCGATGAAGGAAAAGGAAAAATAACAGATTTACTCAGTAAATCAGCAGATGTGGTTGTTCGCTCCCAAGGGGGAGTGAATGCTGGTCATACCGTTGTGGTAAAAGACCAAAAGTTCAAACTACATTTAATTCCGTCGGGAATTTTGTATCCTGATACTGAGTGTATCATAGGTTCAGGCACTGTGATCGATCCGCAGGAATTATTAGAAGAAATTGATCAATTAAAAGATTTGAATGTTTCTACTGATAATTTATTTATCTCTCAAACTGCCCATGTAACGATGCCTTATCATCGTATTTTAGATCAAGCGGCGGAAGAAAAACGAGGTAAATATAAGATCGGCACGACTGGACGTGGCATTGGTCCGACTTATTCAGATAAAGCGGAAAGAATCGGCATTCGGATGTTAGATTTAATCCATTGCGATCGCTATCCTGATAAGATTGAGTGGACGATTAACTATAAAAATGCCGTTTTAGAAAAACTCTATGGTTTACCGCCTTTAGATGCAAAAGAAGTCACAAAAGAGTATCAGATTTATGCAGAGCGTTTACGCCCTTATGTCATTGACAGTTCTTTGAAAATTGATCAAGCTGTCAGACAGAAGAAAAATATCTTATTTGAAGGTGCTCAGGGAACTCTGTTAGACTTAGATCATGGTACTTACCCTTATGTAACTTCTTCTAATCCTATTGCTGGAGGTGCTTGTGTTGGTGCAGGTGTCGGTCCAACAATTATCGATCGCATCATTGGAGTGGCAAAGGCATACACAACCCGTGTGGGTGAAGGACCTTTCCCGACAGAATTAAGTGATGAGATAGGAGAACATCTAGGGGATAAGGGAGCAGAATTTGGCACAACTACAGGGCGCCGTCGTCGTTGTGGTTGGTTTGATGGAGTAATCGGACGTTATGCGGCTCGGATTAACGGTTTAGACTGCTTGGCAGTAACTAAATTAGACGTTTTAGACGAGTTGTCAGAAATAAAAGTCTGTGTTGCTTATGAAATTGATGGTGAAATCTGTCGAGAGTTTCCCACCCATGCCATGAAATTTGCTTCTTGTAAACCCGTGTACGAAACATTGCCCGGATGGCAACAATCCACAAGCAATTGTCGTACCTTAGAGGAATTACCAAAACAAGCATTAGATTATTTAAAATTCTTGGCTGAGTTGATGGAATTACCCATTGCGATCGTATCTTTAGGAGCAAGTAGAGATCAAACTATCATAGTCGAAGATCCTATTCACGGTCCTAAACGTGCTTTACTCGATGCCAACGGTGATCCTATTAATTCTTAA
- a CDS encoding 50S ribosomal protein L25/general stress protein Ctc, translating to MSITLECKTRAEGGNPRALRREGFIPANLYGHKGAESVSLVLSQKEALTLLKNASVNNTLVELSVPEINWNGQVLIREVQTHPWKRNLHHISFFCPSGDKDVIVVVPLKIVGHSIGMSKGGIMEQMVTEVKVRCLPDKIPQFLEMDISHVDIGKTFSVGNLVLPEGITVLDDPHKNIIGIVAPRKKA from the coding sequence ATGTCAATTACATTGGAATGTAAAACTAGAGCAGAAGGTGGTAATCCTCGTGCATTGCGTCGTGAAGGGTTTATTCCAGCTAACTTATACGGACATAAAGGGGCAGAATCTGTATCCTTAGTGTTAAGTCAAAAAGAGGCTTTAACTCTGCTCAAAAACGCATCTGTCAATAACACCCTCGTGGAGTTAAGCGTTCCCGAAATCAACTGGAATGGTCAAGTTTTAATTAGAGAAGTACAGACTCATCCTTGGAAACGCAATCTACATCATATTAGCTTCTTTTGTCCCTCTGGAGATAAAGATGTAATCGTAGTTGTACCTTTAAAAATTGTCGGTCATTCTATTGGGATGTCCAAAGGGGGTATTATGGAACAAATGGTAACAGAAGTAAAAGTTCGCTGTTTGCCTGATAAGATTCCTCAATTCTTAGAAATGGACATCAGCCATGTGGATATTGGCAAAACTTTCTCTGTGGGTAATTTAGTTCTTCCTGAAGGTATTACTGTACTAGATGATCCTCATAAAAACATCATCGGTATTGTAGCACCTCGTAAAAAAGCCTAA
- the mnmA gene encoding tRNA 2-thiouridine(34) synthase MnmA, producing MDKVLVGLSGGVDSSVAAASLQKQGYHVEGVTLWLMKGKGQCCSEGMVDAAHICEQLGINHHIVDIRDVFQENIIDYLVTGYEGGVTPLPCSQCNRTVKFPPMLEYAQNTLGIDKIATGHYARVVYDERCDRFQLLKAIDDNKDQSYFLYDLPQGILSHLIFPLGNQTKTETRAMAEALNLKTAKKPESQDLCLIEAHGNMKEFLDKYITPKQGQIVDLEGNILGEHEGIHHYTIGQRRGLGIAYSEPLYVLKLDPVMNRVIVGTRNQGGETECYVNRVNWVSIASPEVPLKAEAKVRYRATPQQVNIIPLENNRVKLVFDEPQFGITPGQAAVFYHQEILLGGGIIEREK from the coding sequence ATGGATAAGGTTTTAGTCGGATTATCTGGAGGAGTAGATAGTTCTGTTGCGGCGGCGAGTTTGCAAAAACAAGGTTATCATGTGGAGGGTGTCACTCTCTGGTTAATGAAAGGGAAAGGGCAATGTTGTTCTGAAGGAATGGTGGATGCGGCTCATATTTGCGAACAATTAGGTATTAATCATCATATTGTTGATATTAGGGATGTTTTCCAAGAGAATATTATTGATTATTTGGTAACAGGTTATGAAGGGGGAGTCACTCCTTTACCTTGTTCTCAATGTAATCGCACGGTTAAGTTTCCCCCTATGTTAGAATATGCTCAAAATACGTTGGGTATTGATAAAATCGCTACGGGGCATTATGCTAGGGTTGTTTATGATGAAAGATGCGATCGCTTCCAGTTATTAAAAGCTATTGACGACAATAAAGATCAATCTTATTTTCTCTATGATTTACCCCAAGGAATTTTATCTCATCTAATTTTTCCTCTGGGAAATCAAACTAAAACCGAAACAAGGGCAATGGCGGAGGCTTTGAATTTAAAAACGGCAAAGAAACCAGAAAGTCAAGACTTATGCCTTATCGAAGCTCATGGTAATATGAAAGAGTTTTTAGATAAATACATAACTCCTAAGCAGGGGCAAATAGTTGATTTAGAAGGTAATATCTTAGGAGAACATGAAGGAATACATCACTATACCATCGGACAAAGACGGGGTTTAGGTATTGCTTATTCTGAACCCTTGTATGTACTTAAATTAGATCCTGTTATGAATAGAGTGATAGTTGGTACAAGAAATCAGGGTGGTGAAACAGAATGTTATGTAAATCGTGTCAATTGGGTTTCGATCGCATCTCCTGAAGTACCATTAAAAGCAGAAGCTAAAGTGAGATACCGTGCCACCCCTCAACAAGTGAATATCATCCCATTAGAGAATAATCGAGTTAAATTAGTTTTTGATGAACCGCAATTTGGTATTACTCCCGGACAAGCGGCGGTATTCTATCATCAGGAAATATTATTAGGTGGCGGTATTATTGAGAGAGAAAAATAA
- a CDS encoding acetolactate synthase large subunit, which produces MNTAELLIKCLENEGVEYIFGLPGEENLHILEALKESSIQFITTRHEQGAAFMADVYGRLTGKAGVCLSTLGPGATNLMTGVADANLDGAPLVAITGQVGTDRMHIESHQYLDLVAMFAPVTKWNKQIVRPGITPEVVRKAFKVAEKEKPGAVHIDLPENIAAMEVQGSPLRIDSREKIYASFKSVNSAAVAIAKAKNPLILAGNGTIRAKAADALTQFATELNIPVANTFMGKGTIPYLHPLALWTVGLQQRDFITCAFEKSDLVIAIGYDLIEYSPKRWNPDGTIPIVHIAETSAEIDSSYIPTVEVIGDISDALNEIIKRCDRTSKPLPFAATLKQEIREDYEQYAHDEGFPIKPQKIIYDLRQVMGSEDIVISDVGAHKMWMARHYHGEAPNTCIISNGFAAMGIAIPGAIAAKLVHPDKKVVAVTGDGGFMMNCQELETALRAKTPFVTLIFNDNGYGLIGWKQMNQFGATSFVDFGNPDFVKFAESMGLKGYRVESSEDLIPTLKTALEDDVPAVIDCPVDYRENIRFSRKSGDLSCPIWE; this is translated from the coding sequence ATGAACACGGCAGAACTATTAATTAAATGTTTGGAAAATGAAGGAGTTGAATATATTTTCGGCTTACCGGGGGAGGAAAATTTACATATTCTTGAAGCCTTAAAGGAATCTTCCATTCAGTTTATCACCACTCGCCACGAACAGGGAGCGGCATTTATGGCTGATGTATATGGGCGTTTGACAGGCAAAGCGGGGGTTTGTCTTTCCACTTTGGGGCCGGGGGCGACAAATTTAATGACGGGGGTTGCTGATGCTAATTTAGATGGAGCTCCTTTGGTGGCAATTACAGGGCAGGTGGGGACGGATCGTATGCACATCGAGTCACATCAATACCTCGATCTTGTGGCGATGTTTGCTCCTGTTACTAAATGGAATAAACAAATTGTACGACCAGGTATAACTCCCGAAGTGGTAAGGAAGGCTTTTAAGGTGGCAGAGAAGGAAAAACCCGGAGCGGTACATATTGATTTACCTGAAAATATTGCGGCGATGGAAGTTCAAGGTTCTCCTTTACGCATTGACAGTCGAGAAAAAATCTATGCCTCTTTTAAAAGTGTTAATAGTGCGGCAGTGGCGATCGCAAAAGCCAAAAATCCGTTAATTTTGGCAGGAAATGGCACAATTCGAGCAAAAGCGGCGGATGCGTTGACCCAATTTGCCACAGAATTAAATATTCCCGTTGCGAATACTTTTATGGGTAAAGGTACTATTCCCTATCTTCATCCTCTGGCATTATGGACTGTAGGTTTGCAACAGAGAGATTTTATTACCTGTGCCTTTGAAAAAAGTGATTTGGTGATTGCGATTGGTTATGATTTAATTGAATATTCTCCAAAACGCTGGAATCCTGATGGCACAATTCCCATTGTTCACATTGCTGAAACTTCTGCTGAAATTGATAGTAGTTATATTCCTACGGTGGAAGTAATTGGGGATATTAGCGATGCTTTAAATGAAATTATTAAAAGATGCGATCGCACTTCTAAACCTTTACCTTTTGCGGCCACTCTCAAACAGGAAATTCGGGAAGACTACGAACAATATGCCCATGATGAGGGATTTCCCATCAAACCCCAAAAAATCATCTATGATTTAAGACAGGTAATGGGTTCTGAAGATATAGTTATTTCTGACGTGGGAGCTCATAAAATGTGGATGGCAAGACACTACCACGGTGAAGCCCCTAATACTTGTATTATTTCCAACGGTTTTGCCGCTATGGGGATCGCTATTCCCGGTGCGATCGCAGCTAAGTTAGTTCACCCTGATAAAAAAGTCGTGGCAGTAACCGGAGATGGAGGTTTTATGATGAATTGTCAAGAATTAGAAACCGCCTTAAGGGCAAAAACTCCCTTTGTGACACTGATATTTAACGACAATGGATATGGCTTAATCGGCTGGAAACAAATGAATCAATTTGGTGCGACAAGTTTTGTTGATTTTGGTAATCCAGACTTCGTTAAATTTGCCGAGAGTATGGGTTTAAAAGGCTATCGTGTGGAATCCTCCGAAGACCTCATTCCTACCCTTAAAACTGCCCTTGAAGACGATGTTCCTGCGGTGATAGACTGCCCTGTAGATTATCGTGAAAATATCCGTTTTTCTCGTAAGTCAGGGGACTTAAGTTGTCCGATATGGGAATAA
- a CDS encoding 2-dehydropantoate 2-reductase: MSVINSSDFSANSNPDSTFLLDHPAIGIPDHPLQYRAIGVIQGIYEPSQNALTKGIITTADNQIFHTVLLGKAIGAVKNHVDLDQVQNWVVYPHTIPDTDNIHFQIAGIYQPQTNIPDILPDNYFSIRGDIAYSSKYKEKVIVKINQGQSRQKPNYFKLELKGKIPNNQIRHFFTFSVCLEGKILRIKKYLDLGLIGFNYR, encoded by the coding sequence GTGAGCGTCATTAATTCTTCTGATTTTTCTGCTAATTCTAACCCCGATTCTACTTTTCTCCTAGATCATCCTGCTATTGGTATTCCCGATCATCCCTTACAATATAGAGCAATAGGTGTCATTCAAGGAATATATGAACCTTCACAAAATGCTTTAACTAAAGGAATTATTACTACTGCTGACAATCAAATTTTTCATACTGTACTATTGGGGAAAGCTATTGGTGCAGTTAAAAATCATGTGGATTTAGACCAAGTACAAAATTGGGTTGTCTATCCTCATACTATTCCAGACACAGATAATATTCATTTTCAAATAGCAGGAATCTATCAACCTCAAACAAATATTCCAGACATTTTACCTGATAATTATTTTTCTATTAGAGGGGATATAGCTTATTCTTCTAAATATAAAGAAAAAGTTATTGTTAAAATAAATCAAGGTCAATCTCGCCAAAAACCCAATTATTTTAAACTAGAATTAAAAGGCAAAATTCCTAATAACCAAATTAGACATTTTTTTACTTTTAGTGTTTGTTTAGAGGGCAAAATTTTACGAATCAAAAAATATTTAGATTTAGGTTTAATTGGTTTTAATTATCGATGA
- a CDS encoding nucleotidyltransferase family protein has protein sequence MNDKFVNQEKKITAVILAGGFGTRVKHLLPDIPKPMAKVLDKPFLEWIIRYLHQQNINNFLLSTGYLSTVIEDYFHPHLFNNLSIKCYEELEPLGTGGGFINAVKQDKSYTDYWLIANGDSLIFSDLKPFFECLNDETVEGAILGLTVEDASRYGSLKFDDDYNLISFAEKKEGKGIINGGIYLLKNDVLAKFPQSQKLSFEYDIFPYLLSQGCKIKVHITSAPFLDIGTPETLIQAEKFIAENWQSF, from the coding sequence ATGAATGATAAATTTGTGAACCAAGAAAAAAAAATTACTGCCGTTATTTTGGCGGGAGGATTTGGCACAAGGGTAAAACATTTATTACCAGATATACCTAAACCGATGGCGAAGGTTTTAGATAAGCCTTTTCTTGAGTGGATTATTCGTTATTTACATCAACAAAATATCAATAATTTTCTTCTTTCTACAGGGTATTTATCAACGGTAATTGAAGATTATTTTCATCCACATCTATTTAATAATTTATCTATCAAATGCTACGAGGAATTAGAACCTTTAGGCACTGGAGGCGGCTTTATTAATGCAGTTAAACAAGATAAAAGTTATACAGATTATTGGTTAATAGCAAATGGAGATTCTCTTATTTTTAGCGATTTAAAACCTTTTTTTGAGTGTTTAAATGATGAAACTGTAGAAGGAGCTATTTTAGGTTTGACGGTGGAAGATGCTTCTCGTTACGGTTCTTTAAAATTTGATGATGATTATAACTTAATTAGTTTTGCCGAAAAAAAAGAGGGTAAAGGTATTATTAATGGTGGAATATATCTTTTAAAAAATGATGTTTTAGCTAAGTTTCCTCAGAGTCAGAAATTAAGTTTTGAATATGATATTTTTCCTTATTTACTAAGTCAAGGTTGTAAAATAAAAGTCCATATTACTTCCGCTCCTTTTTTAGATATTGGCACACCTGAAACTTTAATTCAAGCGGAAAAGTTTATTGCTGAAAATTGGCAATCTTTTTAA
- a CDS encoding glycosyltransferase family 39 protein, protein MQFQQLWHKQSQKLWIVSIICIGIVCWLAFLMGLGNIGLIDKTEALYVEVARQMVLTGNWISPHWNGDYFYSYPAGGYWFLALSFKIFGISEWAARFPVALSAIASVFVVFYTLRYFGFIGEKPEINSPQLWLTAWIGAGIMALNPYWIAWGRVAVSDMLLSSFIGLSMLSFFLGYAQPEKPKQQTVYYCLSPILAAIAVLIKGPIGIILPVLGIGAFLIYVGKFWEIFWEMKPFRALALFLLVSLPWYIMATIFDGEIFINEFILESNFQRFTEVVFNHPGPWYYYIIWATVLMLPWSIYFPIAVIQLSCWRIQTVRQSARNSHLGIYAFAWFITTFVFFSSADTKLQGYTLPITPAVVIILALFWGEKLRENNNHKNKNNWLFIISSIVNILILITLAIASGISGKLIGEDPTAPTLAENLVTSGIPIMAAISWGTGAILGIYLLSKKRLRKWLWSANFIAFLSFVTLTFPPLIPLLDRERQLDFREISKQISQVIKPEEEVFLLGFTRYSTVYYSNQNINFIYDTSELKEFLKTHTIPSDTIIILGESNYLNNSKINDISYEILSEKQAYKLIRIDKKLIMSNEH, encoded by the coding sequence TTGCAATTTCAGCAGTTATGGCATAAACAATCACAAAAATTATGGATAGTTTCTATTATCTGTATCGGTATTGTTTGTTGGTTAGCTTTTTTGATGGGTTTAGGAAATATTGGTTTAATCGACAAAACAGAGGCTTTATATGTAGAAGTTGCCCGTCAAATGGTGCTTACAGGTAATTGGATTAGCCCCCATTGGAATGGAGATTATTTTTATTCTTATCCTGCGGGGGGATATTGGTTTCTGGCATTAAGTTTTAAAATTTTTGGTATCAGTGAATGGGCGGCTAGATTCCCAGTGGCTTTAAGTGCGATCGCATCTGTGTTTGTGGTATTTTATACTTTACGTTATTTTGGCTTTATTGGTGAAAAACCAGAAATTAATTCGCCACAGTTATGGTTAACCGCTTGGATTGGTGCAGGTATTATGGCATTAAATCCCTATTGGATAGCTTGGGGCAGAGTGGCAGTGTCAGATATGTTACTATCTAGTTTTATTGGCTTGTCGATGCTATCTTTTTTTCTGGGTTATGCTCAACCTGAGAAACCAAAGCAACAAACGGTTTATTATTGTCTGTCTCCCATTTTAGCTGCGATCGCAGTTTTAATCAAAGGTCCTATTGGTATTATTTTACCAGTGTTAGGAATAGGTGCTTTTTTGATATATGTGGGCAAATTTTGGGAAATTTTTTGGGAAATGAAGCCTTTTCGTGCATTAGCTTTATTTTTGCTTGTTTCTCTCCCTTGGTATATCATGGCTACCATTTTTGACGGAGAAATTTTTATCAATGAATTTATCCTAGAAAGTAACTTTCAACGCTTTACAGAAGTTGTTTTTAACCATCCAGGACCTTGGTACTATTATATTATTTGGGCTACGGTATTAATGTTACCTTGGTCAATTTATTTCCCCATAGCCGTCATCCAATTATCTTGTTGGCGTATTCAAACTGTAAGACAATCTGCCCGTAATTCTCACTTAGGAATATATGCTTTTGCGTGGTTTATTACCACTTTCGTTTTTTTCTCCTCCGCCGATACTAAATTACAGGGTTATACTCTTCCTATTACCCCCGCAGTAGTAATTATTTTAGCCTTATTTTGGGGCGAAAAACTGAGGGAAAATAACAACCATAAAAATAAAAATAATTGGCTATTTATAATTAGCAGTATTGTTAATATTTTAATTCTTATTACACTTGCGATCGCATCTGGGATTAGCGGTAAATTAATAGGAGAAGATCCCACCGCTCCCACCTTAGCAGAGAATTTAGTAACATCAGGAATCCCCATTATGGCGGCAATTTCTTGGGGGACAGGTGCTATACTAGGCATTTATTTATTATCTAAAAAAAGGCTAAGAAAATGGCTTTGGAGTGCTAATTTTATCGCTTTTCTCAGTTTTGTTACCCTAACTTTTCCTCCATTAATTCCTCTTTTAGATCGAGAAAGACAATTAGATTTTAGAGAAATATCAAAACAAATTTCCCAAGTAATCAAACCAGAAGAAGAAGTATTTTTATTAGGTTTTACTCGCTATAGTACCGTTTATTATAGTAACCAAAACATTAATTTTATTTATGACACATCAGAACTAAAAGAGTTTTTAAAAACTCACACAATACCTAGTGACACTATAATTATTCTGGGAGAATCTAACTACTTAAATAACAGTAAAATTAATGATATAAGCTACGAAATTTTATCAGAAAAACAAGCCTACAAATTAATTAGAATTGATAAAAAATTGATAATGAGTAATGAGCATTAG